A genomic region of Sander vitreus isolate 19-12246 chromosome 11, sanVit1, whole genome shotgun sequence contains the following coding sequences:
- the mpc2b gene encoding mitochondrial pyruvate carrier 2b, with the protein MAALRVSYHRILDKIEHMLPAKLRPIYNHPAGPKTVFFWAPMFKWGLVAAGLADMTRPAEKLSTSQSAVLTATGLIWSRYSLVIIPKNWNLFCVNFFLGCAGSSQLYRIWRHNQDLKAQAKEAAES; encoded by the exons ATGGCTGCGCTGAGAGTATCCTATCACAGGATTTTGGACAAGATCGAGCATATGCTGCCCGCCAAACTGAGACCTATTTACAACCACCCGGCAG gtcCAAAAACAGTTTTCTTCTGGGCCCCGATGTTTAAATGG GGTCTGGTAGCAGCCGGTTTGGCTGATATGACTCGGCCAGCCGAAAAACTCAGTACCTCCCAGTCTGCAGTGCTGACAGCCACAG GCCTGATCTGGTCCAGATACTCATTGGTCATAATCCCGAAGAACTGGAACCTGTTTTGTGTCAACTTCTTTCTCGGCTGCGCAGGAAGCTCCCAGCTCTACAGgatttggag ACACAACCAGGATTTGAAGGCACAGGCTAAAGAGGCTGCAGAATCCTGA